From a single Lewinella sp. LCG006 genomic region:
- a CDS encoding glycosyltransferase, translated as MSNSSKHILLLGPAYPYRGGLAAFNERLAYALQAAGYRVSLVTFTLQYPDFLFPGNTQYAEDPAPEGLVITRKINAVNPLNWWKVGRALRQLHPDVVIAAYWMPFMAPCLGTILRQFDAKQTKRIGLVHNIIPHERRPGDQVLSRYFTGACDGFMTLSTSVKEELADFSTAPVRTSPHPIYDTYGEQVEQQTAREHLGLDKDGRYLLFFGYIRAYKGLELLLEAMADSRVRELGVTLILAGEYYGNQAHYENLMATLGIEDRVVAHTSFIANDQVKYYFGAADLVVQPYKTATQSGISQLAYHFEKPMIVTRVGGLPEIVPHGEAGYVIDQDAAELADAVLDFYQNEKAVSLKEGVARMKQQFSWTVFTATLEELF; from the coding sequence ATGAGTAACTCCTCAAAGCACATTCTGCTGCTGGGGCCTGCTTATCCCTATCGAGGAGGCTTGGCGGCTTTCAACGAACGCCTGGCTTACGCCCTACAAGCTGCTGGCTATCGGGTGAGTTTGGTCACTTTTACCTTGCAATACCCCGATTTCCTCTTTCCTGGCAATACCCAGTATGCAGAAGATCCCGCACCGGAAGGCTTGGTGATTACACGAAAGATCAACGCGGTGAACCCCCTCAATTGGTGGAAAGTAGGAAGAGCGTTGCGCCAACTGCATCCAGACGTAGTCATCGCCGCCTACTGGATGCCATTTATGGCACCGTGCCTGGGCACTATCCTCCGGCAGTTTGATGCTAAACAGACCAAACGAATTGGCTTGGTGCACAACATTATTCCGCACGAGCGCCGTCCGGGAGATCAGGTGTTGTCTCGCTATTTTACAGGAGCTTGTGATGGTTTTATGACGCTTTCTACTTCGGTGAAAGAAGAATTGGCTGATTTTTCTACGGCACCCGTCAGGACCTCCCCTCATCCCATTTATGATACCTATGGGGAGCAAGTCGAACAGCAAACAGCTCGGGAACATTTGGGACTGGACAAAGATGGTCGCTACCTCTTGTTTTTTGGCTACATTCGAGCGTACAAAGGATTGGAATTATTGCTTGAAGCAATGGCCGATTCTCGGGTTCGGGAGCTGGGGGTAACACTGATATTGGCAGGTGAATACTATGGCAACCAAGCGCATTACGAAAACCTCATGGCAACATTGGGCATTGAAGATCGGGTAGTGGCGCACACTTCCTTCATCGCCAATGACCAGGTAAAGTATTATTTCGGTGCGGCGGACTTGGTGGTACAGCCTTACAAGACAGCAACACAAAGCGGCATTTCCCAATTGGCCTACCACTTCGAAAAACCTATGATTGTGACCAGGGTAGGGGGATTGCCGGAAATTGTGCCTCACGGGGAAGCAGGTTACGTCATTGACCAGGATGCCGCAGAACTGGCTGATGCAGTCCTTGATTTTTATCAAAACGAAAAGGCGGTAAGCCTAAAGGAAGGCGTAGCACGAATGAAGCAACAATTTTCGTGGACGGTTTTTACCGCAACGCTCGAAGAGTTGTTTTAA
- a CDS encoding RHS repeat-associated core domain-containing protein — translation MPGIATPLDEFRVTFTDGSAAISSINQILAYRKEQRLARVDPLPDLGPPPGDDTPTNPGNETELFTTGGEQDLQISYYLYYHLGNTRIVFHTVLDCKGEVEYVAEYVADYYPFGKILREWVACDQERYLTTYHERDIESGYDYRGARFYDSDLGRFLSVDPLARIYPVWSPYHYVKDNPLLFVDPTGKEIRIVVSGYRTDENGNHILDENGEKIAATGYVVYSAGMDLTDNSFVNAAIISLNGILNAGADNIGIISRLSNDPNVTIYVREIRWTERNGSAGGSVSWSSEGGLVHSDGIGRHGPALSLLHELGHAYYQQYDPEGRAKDEPDPTSLTYLEDLDRYEQKQKEETGIFDNYEDKWIIDNVENPAADILGFSKRNSHTHKTKYKAINPFSTIGPTKNDE, via the coding sequence GTGCCGGGTATAGCAACCCCACTCGATGAATTCCGTGTGACCTTTACGGACGGTAGTGCGGCGATCAGCAGTATCAATCAAATACTGGCATACCGCAAAGAACAACGTCTTGCGAGGGTAGACCCTCTCCCCGATTTGGGGCCACCACCAGGAGACGACACCCCAACAAACCCCGGCAATGAAACGGAATTGTTCACCACCGGCGGAGAACAGGATTTGCAAATAAGTTACTATCTTTATTATCACCTCGGCAACACCCGCATCGTTTTTCATACGGTGCTGGATTGTAAGGGAGAGGTCGAATACGTGGCGGAATATGTGGCGGATTATTATCCGTTTGGTAAAATACTTCGGGAGTGGGTTGCTTGTGACCAGGAACGTTATTTGACAACTTACCACGAGCGTGACATAGAATCAGGCTACGATTATCGAGGAGCCAGGTTTTATGATAGTGATTTGGGGAGGTTTTTGAGTGTGGATCCGTTGGCACGTATTTATCCAGTGTGGTCACCTTACCATTATGTTAAGGATAATCCGCTTTTGTTTGTTGATCCAACTGGAAAAGAAATTCGAATCGTGGTTAGTGGTTATCGTACAGATGAAAATGGGAATCACATACTCGATGAAAACGGAGAGAAGATAGCCGCTACAGGCTATGTAGTATATTCGGCAGGAATGGATTTAACTGATAACTCTTTTGTGAATGCTGCTATTATCTCTTTAAACGGTATTCTTAATGCTGGTGCTGATAATATCGGAATTATCTCAAGACTATCAAATGATCCAAATGTTACTATATATGTAAGAGAAATAAGGTGGACAGAGCGAAATGGGTCAGCAGGTGGAAGCGTATCTTGGAGTTCAGAAGGAGGTTTAGTTCATAGTGATGGTATTGGGAGGCATGGGCCGGCGTTAAGCTTACTTCACGAGTTAGGTCACGCTTATTATCAGCAATACGACCCGGAAGGTAGAGCTAAAGACGAACCTGACCCTACAAGCTTAACCTACTTAGAGGATTTAGATAGATACGAACAGAAACAAAAAGAAGAGACGGGGATTTTTGATAATTATGAGGATAAATGGATCATTGATAATGTGGAAAATCCTGCTGCGGATATTCTAGGTTTTTCTAAACGAAATAGCCATACCCATAAGACAAAATATAAGGCGATTAATCCTTTCTCAACTATTGGACCAACTAAAAACGATGAGTAA
- a CDS encoding glycosyltransferase family 2 protein: protein MDLSVVIPLYNEEESLPELAAWIKRVADREAYRYEIIMVDDGSTDRSWEVIEKLSAEMPELRGIKFQRNYGKSAGLYVGFDAAKGDVVITMDADLQDSPDEIPELVAMIREEGYDLVSGWKKKRYDPVLTKNLPSKLYNWTVRRMTGIQLHDFNCGLKAYRKAVIKSIEVYGEMHRYIPVLAKWAGFKKITEKVVQHQERKYGVTKFGIERFIRGPLDLLSVIFISRFRKRPMHFFGMIGAVVFLLGFVILTYLSISKLIYLNYGITDRPLFYLGLICAIIGTQLFLTGFLAELIVRSATDRNHYLIEQQIGQASKHE, encoded by the coding sequence ATGGATTTATCCGTCGTTATTCCACTGTACAACGAAGAAGAGTCATTGCCCGAATTGGCGGCCTGGATCAAGCGGGTAGCTGATCGGGAAGCTTATCGTTACGAAATCATCATGGTGGACGATGGAAGTACGGATAGGTCGTGGGAGGTAATCGAGAAACTATCGGCGGAAATGCCAGAACTGCGGGGAATAAAATTTCAGCGCAACTACGGTAAATCTGCGGGCCTATACGTTGGCTTTGATGCTGCCAAAGGGGATGTGGTCATCACGATGGATGCCGATTTGCAAGATAGCCCAGATGAAATTCCGGAACTGGTGGCAATGATTCGTGAGGAAGGTTACGACCTGGTTTCGGGCTGGAAGAAAAAGCGCTATGATCCCGTTCTGACCAAAAACTTGCCCAGTAAACTCTACAATTGGACGGTACGCCGCATGACGGGCATTCAACTTCACGATTTTAACTGTGGACTGAAGGCTTACCGCAAAGCTGTCATCAAAAGCATCGAAGTTTACGGCGAGATGCACCGCTATATTCCTGTGCTGGCCAAATGGGCGGGATTCAAAAAGATTACCGAAAAGGTTGTTCAGCACCAGGAACGTAAATATGGCGTAACCAAGTTTGGCATTGAGCGTTTTATTCGGGGGCCATTGGATTTGTTATCCGTCATTTTTATCTCTCGCTTTCGCAAACGTCCGATGCACTTTTTCGGGATGATCGGAGCCGTGGTATTTCTTCTGGGGTTCGTGATTCTGACTTACCTCAGTATTTCAAAACTGATTTATTTGAATTACGGTATCACCGATCGCCCCTTGTTTTACCTGGGCTTAATCTGTGCTATTATCGGCACCCAGCTGTTTCTTACAGGCTTTCTGGCGGAACTGATTGTACGTTCGGCCACCGATCGCAACCATTACCTTATTGAACAGCAAATCGGTCAAGCAAGCAAGCATGAGTAA
- a CDS encoding TerC family protein, producing MLLWSIFIVFILFLLGLDLGVFNRDNHVPSTREALRWTSLWAALGVSFAVVVYYLYQNHLGTRELTGGDAVLKYLSGYLVELSLSMDNVFVMALIFKYFKIPQQFQHRVLFWGILGALVFRGIMIGAGVWLLEHFQWMMYIFGAILIYSAYKMLTSDEEVDPNRNPIIKYAKKLFPVSKQINDESFFVRRKHILAATPLFIALLMVETTDILFAFDSIPAILAITTDPFLVFSSNVFAILGLRSLYFVLASMMDRFEYMKYSLAIILFFVAAKMMLHEIWHPAEWLSLVVIFVLLAGGVFVSLYQTRKEEKVG from the coding sequence ATGCTGCTCTGGAGCATCTTTATCGTATTCATTCTTTTTCTATTAGGATTAGACCTTGGTGTCTTTAACCGAGACAACCATGTCCCCAGTACACGGGAAGCACTGCGCTGGACGAGCCTTTGGGCAGCCTTAGGCGTAAGTTTTGCGGTTGTCGTCTACTACCTATACCAAAATCATTTGGGCACTAGGGAGTTAACGGGTGGTGATGCGGTACTTAAGTACCTAAGCGGTTATCTGGTAGAGCTTTCTTTGAGTATGGATAATGTCTTTGTGATGGCACTCATATTCAAGTATTTTAAAATCCCACAACAATTTCAACACCGGGTGCTATTCTGGGGTATTCTTGGTGCTTTGGTTTTCAGAGGTATCATGATTGGGGCTGGCGTCTGGTTACTAGAGCATTTTCAGTGGATGATGTATATTTTTGGAGCCATTCTGATTTATAGTGCCTACAAGATGCTCACCAGCGATGAAGAAGTCGATCCCAATCGAAATCCAATTATCAAATACGCTAAGAAATTATTTCCTGTCAGTAAACAAATAAATGATGAGTCGTTTTTTGTACGCCGCAAGCATATTCTTGCTGCTACCCCACTCTTCATTGCTTTACTGATGGTAGAAACGACTGATATCCTCTTTGCCTTTGATTCTATTCCTGCTATTCTGGCGATCACTACCGATCCGTTTCTGGTCTTCTCCTCCAACGTTTTTGCCATCTTGGGCCTTCGTTCACTGTATTTCGTGTTGGCTTCCATGATGGATCGCTTCGAATACATGAAGTACAGTCTGGCGATTATCTTGTTTTTTGTCGCTGCTAAAATGATGCTCCACGAAATTTGGCACCCCGCCGAATGGTTAAGCTTGGTCGTCATTTTTGTACTCCTGGCAGGTGGCGTTTTCGTCTCTCTTTACCAAACGAGAAAGGAGGAGAAGGTGGGTTAG
- the gap gene encoding type I glyceraldehyde-3-phosphate dehydrogenase, which yields MAKRIAINGFGRIGRLTFRNLLKKDGIEVVAINDLTDNATLAHLLKYDSAQGPFEGTVEATDDALIVNGKKIICLSERDPAALPWVAHNIDLVLECTGRFVTKDKAGMHLSAGAKDVLLSAPGKGDGIQTIVLGVNHEDLDRRANVFSNASCTTNCLAPVVKIVNDNWGIQLGSMTTVHAYTADQNIQDGPHSDLRRARAAAYNIVPTSTGAASAVKLVYPAIGSKLSAIAVRVPVVTGSMIELNVVLDKTPGSEEEVNAKFKEAAEGPMKGYLEYTEDPIVSGDIIRNPHSSVFDSLMTNINGNMLKVVSWYDNEAGYSARLADLAHLICTK from the coding sequence ATGGCAAAGAGAATTGCTATCAACGGTTTCGGACGCATTGGTCGCCTGACCTTCCGTAACCTCCTTAAGAAAGACGGTATTGAAGTTGTTGCTATCAACGACCTGACTGATAACGCCACACTTGCTCATCTCTTGAAGTATGACTCTGCTCAAGGCCCATTCGAGGGTACCGTAGAAGCTACCGATGATGCGCTCATCGTAAACGGCAAAAAAATCATTTGCCTTTCTGAGCGTGATCCTGCAGCGCTTCCCTGGGTAGCACACAATATTGATCTTGTACTCGAGTGTACAGGTCGTTTTGTGACCAAAGACAAAGCCGGCATGCACCTTAGTGCTGGTGCAAAAGACGTATTGCTTTCAGCTCCTGGAAAAGGTGACGGTATCCAGACCATCGTTTTGGGTGTCAACCACGAAGACCTCGACCGTCGTGCCAATGTATTTTCCAATGCATCTTGTACCACCAACTGTTTGGCTCCTGTCGTAAAGATCGTAAACGACAACTGGGGAATCCAGCTGGGGTCTATGACCACGGTTCACGCTTACACTGCTGACCAGAATATCCAGGATGGCCCTCACAGCGACCTTCGTCGTGCACGTGCAGCTGCCTACAACATTGTACCTACCAGCACCGGAGCTGCTTCTGCAGTAAAGTTGGTATACCCTGCTATTGGTAGCAAATTGTCTGCTATTGCCGTACGTGTGCCCGTCGTTACTGGTTCTATGATCGAACTCAACGTAGTTCTGGACAAAACGCCTGGTAGCGAAGAAGAAGTTAACGCTAAGTTCAAGGAAGCAGCAGAAGGCCCCATGAAAGGCTACTTGGAGTATACCGAAGATCCCATCGTTTCTGGTGATATCATCCGTAATCCTCACTCTTCTGTTTTTGATTCCTTGATGACCAACATCAATGGCAATATGCTCAAAGTTGTTAGCTGGTACGATAATGAAGCAGGTTACTCTGCTCGTTTGGCCGACTTGGCGCACTTGATTTGTACTAAGTAA
- a CDS encoding T9SS type A sorting domain-containing protein, with translation MNTLSFYATSILFLAMLWGRGTYAQEAPLEVAADDFFLNCYGDADGELIWTISGGVAPYTYEWSRLSNPFVFAAGSQAMAGTFGPLTGLEANTYRLKITDATGQMVTTLVDIVNPPPIQVTDISVQNLTCATVCDGQIIMELGGGTGDLTISWSDSPITSPIREGLCTGEYLFYLTDEQGCSQKGIVEIEGPPPLELVSNPTIPTCAGVSNGSLQVQVTGGVGEYDYVWAGGASGASLTAIAGGSYPLTISDANNCLLDTVLVLADGPTFLANPQIGYGCGDGQILVTTQPINGTPPYTYQWSTGGSSSYLLGMSAGMYALTVTDSNGCEGIRDFNIAYVPPLSISAAVTDVSCFGAQDGAVNLQINGGQPPFALSWNNGANGMAVNNLAGGEYTYVLSAAGCGQARSVIIREPSPIGVQFYFDLQANNLITAFALVQGGVPPYQYSWSNGQSGPEALNLNPASSYTLTITDATGCSQTWDVQPAITGTYDAVQDDVVVFPNPHGDQFTIQLPEGITNASYRLLNLAGQEVLRWNSLPTSANLINTTFLPTGCYVVEIRWENQLQRLRVVKG, from the coding sequence ATGAACACGCTATCATTTTACGCTACCAGCATCTTGTTTTTGGCCATGCTGTGGGGGAGAGGCACCTACGCTCAGGAAGCTCCTCTTGAAGTAGCGGCTGATGATTTTTTCCTCAATTGTTATGGTGATGCTGATGGGGAGTTGATCTGGACAATAAGCGGAGGGGTAGCTCCCTATACTTACGAGTGGTCGCGGCTTTCAAATCCTTTTGTTTTTGCGGCAGGCTCACAAGCAATGGCTGGTACTTTTGGTCCTTTGACAGGATTAGAGGCCAATACTTACCGCTTGAAAATAACGGATGCCACTGGCCAAATGGTGACCACCTTGGTGGATATTGTCAACCCTCCCCCCATACAAGTCACCGATATTTCCGTTCAAAACCTCACCTGCGCAACCGTTTGTGATGGGCAGATCATCATGGAACTTGGTGGCGGCACCGGTGATTTAACGATCTCCTGGTCGGATAGCCCGATTACCAGCCCAATTCGTGAGGGGCTTTGCACCGGAGAATACCTGTTTTATTTAACCGATGAGCAAGGCTGTAGCCAAAAAGGTATTGTGGAAATAGAAGGCCCACCGCCGTTGGAGTTGGTCTCCAATCCTACCATTCCTACTTGTGCTGGTGTTTCAAATGGTAGTTTACAGGTTCAGGTAACAGGTGGCGTAGGTGAGTACGATTATGTATGGGCTGGTGGTGCTAGCGGAGCGAGCTTGACCGCAATTGCCGGGGGGAGCTATCCGCTAACAATATCCGATGCCAATAACTGCCTCTTGGATACCGTACTGGTTTTAGCTGATGGCCCTACCTTTTTAGCAAATCCTCAAATCGGATACGGATGTGGCGATGGTCAGATCCTGGTGACTACCCAACCCATCAACGGTACGCCACCTTATACCTATCAATGGTCTACCGGAGGGAGCAGTTCCTATTTATTGGGTATGTCAGCGGGTATGTATGCGCTTACCGTCACCGACAGCAATGGTTGTGAGGGAATCAGGGATTTCAACATTGCCTATGTGCCTCCTCTAAGCATTTCGGCTGCGGTGACGGATGTAAGTTGCTTCGGTGCACAGGACGGAGCCGTCAACTTGCAGATCAATGGCGGCCAGCCTCCCTTTGCGTTGTCGTGGAATAATGGTGCTAATGGGATGGCCGTCAACAATCTAGCGGGTGGCGAGTACACCTATGTTCTTTCGGCTGCGGGCTGTGGGCAAGCCCGTTCCGTAATCATCCGTGAACCTTCACCGATCGGTGTCCAATTTTACTTTGACCTGCAAGCGAATAATTTGATCACTGCTTTTGCGCTCGTGCAAGGGGGAGTGCCGCCTTACCAGTATTCGTGGAGCAATGGACAAAGTGGCCCCGAAGCCCTCAACTTGAACCCGGCAAGTAGTTATACACTCACCATCACTGATGCCACCGGCTGCTCCCAAACTTGGGACGTACAACCTGCGATCACAGGTACCTACGATGCTGTTCAAGACGATGTTGTAGTTTTTCCCAACCCCCACGGTGACCAATTCACTATTCAACTTCCTGAGGGAATTACCAATGCTAGCTACCGATTACTCAACCTGGCAGGACAAGAAGTGTTGCGCTGGAACAGCCTGCCCACTTCCGCTAACTTGATCAATACAACCTTTCTACCTACGGGTTGCTATGTGGTGGAGATTCGTTGGGAAAACCAGCTGCAACGATTGCGCGTGGTGAAGGGGTAG
- a CDS encoding transporter, translating to MKKNLLLTIVSFALAYCTTMNAQGCVAIRGNASCGGSFGNTLNLTKGEFNAQSGYRHFKSFRHFRGDIEEVNRLEEHTEVINKSTFLDFSLSYGITNRLFANINLPVVFHNRSSMYEHGGNPPNGLGDRHETSSRGLSDMRLGVGYWLFDPNKHDFNYSVGIGVKLPTGKYDYTDTFYNQGENRDENIEAVVDQSIQPGDGGLGITLDIQGYHPLSSHFGIGTNLYYLFNPQETNGVLTRNGNSEFSCPDQFAMRLGAFYNTLDGVNLYLGGRIEGVPSTDIFGGSGGYRRPGYAISAEPGIGYSKQNYSVFASFPLALYRNRIQSFEDKERTQQTGVYRHGDAAFADYLINIGFSYRFGGHAHMDMNIPAFEDVKTR from the coding sequence ATGAAAAAAAATCTACTACTTACTATCGTAAGTTTTGCACTTGCCTATTGTACGACCATGAATGCCCAAGGCTGTGTAGCAATAAGGGGAAACGCTTCTTGTGGGGGTAGTTTTGGCAATACCCTTAATCTCACTAAAGGAGAATTTAATGCCCAATCCGGATACCGGCACTTTAAATCATTTCGCCATTTCAGAGGTGATATTGAAGAAGTCAACAGACTAGAGGAACATACCGAAGTCATTAACAAATCTACTTTTTTAGATTTTTCGTTGAGTTATGGAATCACCAATAGGCTTTTCGCAAATATTAATTTACCCGTTGTCTTTCATAATCGCTCGTCGATGTATGAACACGGAGGTAACCCACCAAATGGCCTGGGCGACCGCCACGAAACTTCTTCCAGAGGACTTTCAGACATGAGACTAGGCGTTGGCTACTGGCTATTTGATCCTAACAAACATGATTTCAACTATTCGGTGGGTATTGGCGTCAAATTACCCACTGGAAAATATGATTACACGGATACATTTTATAACCAAGGTGAAAACCGGGACGAAAATATAGAAGCGGTCGTTGATCAATCTATCCAGCCTGGTGATGGTGGATTAGGGATCACCTTGGATATTCAAGGATATCACCCTTTGTCCAGTCATTTCGGAATTGGTACCAACCTATATTATTTATTCAATCCACAGGAGACGAACGGTGTACTTACGAGAAACGGTAACAGTGAATTCTCCTGTCCCGACCAATTTGCGATGAGGCTTGGAGCCTTTTACAATACTTTAGATGGCGTAAATTTATATCTAGGAGGCAGAATAGAGGGCGTTCCTTCAACTGATATTTTTGGCGGTAGTGGTGGTTACCGCAGACCAGGCTATGCCATTTCTGCTGAACCTGGCATAGGTTATTCCAAGCAGAATTATTCTGTATTTGCAAGTTTCCCGTTAGCCCTTTACCGCAACAGGATCCAAAGCTTTGAAGACAAAGAAAGAACCCAGCAGACAGGTGTATACCGCCACGGAGATGCCGCATTTGCGGATTACTTAATCAACATTGGTTTTTCTTACCGTTTTGGAGGCCATGCCCATATGGACATGAATATTCCTGCTTTTGAGGATGTCAAGACAAGGTAG
- the pgk gene encoding phosphoglycerate kinase, translating into MLNAAGKRALIRVDFNVPLDSEYNITDDTRILAAVPTIKKVLADGGSAILMSHLGRPLKEKLPDGSLDVQKFTLRHIVPHLSEVLGVDVRFCPETVGPKARALAESLQPGDVILLENTRFAAGEEKGDETFAKQLAELGDVYINDAFGTAHRAHASTAVMAQYFAPAEKSFGFLMDKEVVSANKVLHNPERPLTAIVGGAKVSDKILLLDRLLDSVDNLIIGGGMAYTFAKAQGGNIGNSICEVDKTDLALELLQKGRDKGVNIYLPTDNKIADGFSNDAATRFAATGSIPDGWEGLDIGPESIEAFGKVVLASKTILWNGPMGVFEFENFAHGTKAMAEYVAQATKNGAYSLIGGGDSVAAVNQMGLADDVSHASTGGGAMLEYLEGKILPGIAAIQE; encoded by the coding sequence ATGTTGAATGCTGCAGGTAAAAGAGCACTGATTCGCGTTGATTTTAATGTCCCTCTGGATAGCGAGTACAACATTACCGATGACACCCGTATCCTTGCGGCGGTACCTACCATCAAGAAGGTACTGGCTGATGGAGGTTCGGCCATCCTGATGTCTCATCTTGGTCGCCCATTGAAGGAGAAACTACCCGATGGTAGCCTTGATGTACAGAAATTCACCCTGCGCCACATCGTCCCCCATCTTTCTGAAGTATTGGGTGTTGATGTTCGCTTTTGTCCTGAGACGGTAGGTCCCAAAGCCCGTGCCCTGGCAGAGAGCTTGCAGCCCGGCGATGTGATCCTTCTGGAAAATACGCGCTTCGCCGCTGGAGAAGAAAAAGGTGACGAAACTTTTGCCAAGCAATTGGCCGAATTAGGTGATGTATATATCAATGATGCTTTTGGTACTGCCCACCGTGCTCACGCTTCTACAGCAGTAATGGCGCAATACTTTGCCCCAGCAGAAAAGTCATTCGGCTTTTTGATGGACAAAGAAGTGGTGAGTGCCAACAAGGTCCTCCACAACCCGGAGCGCCCCCTGACGGCCATCGTTGGTGGTGCTAAAGTTTCTGATAAAATCTTATTGCTTGACCGTTTGCTCGACAGTGTTGACAATCTCATCATTGGCGGTGGTATGGCTTATACTTTCGCCAAAGCACAAGGAGGAAATATCGGCAATTCTATCTGTGAAGTAGATAAAACAGACCTGGCGCTGGAACTCCTTCAAAAAGGTCGCGACAAAGGCGTCAACATCTACCTACCTACTGATAACAAAATTGCCGACGGCTTCTCCAATGACGCAGCAACCCGTTTTGCGGCGACAGGTTCCATTCCCGATGGCTGGGAAGGACTAGATATCGGCCCCGAGAGTATCGAAGCTTTCGGAAAAGTAGTACTTGCTTCAAAAACCATCTTGTGGAATGGTCCAATGGGTGTTTTCGAGTTCGAAAACTTCGCCCACGGTACCAAGGCTATGGCGGAATACGTAGCACAAGCTACCAAAAACGGTGCCTACTCTCTCATCGGTGGCGGTGACTCCGTAGCGGCTGTGAACCAAATGGGTCTGGCTGATGATGTGAGCCACGCTTCAACGGGTGGTGGTGCTATGCTGGAATACCTCGAAGGTAAAATACTACCGGGGATTGCTGCTATCCAGGAGTAA
- a CDS encoding SIS domain-containing protein — protein MQEHIRKVFQKSIELKQAMLADEGVIALIEQLTALCVNCFKQDGKLLFCGNGGSAADAQHLAAEFSGRFYFDRPPLYAEALHVNTSYLTAVGNDYGYDETYARMVKAMGRKGDVLFALSTSGNSQNILRAAAVAREQEMTVVGFTGQTGGQLSAYCEHLLAVPSQDTPRIQECHMLVGHLICELVEGEMFGE, from the coding sequence ATGCAAGAACACATCAGAAAAGTCTTCCAAAAAAGTATTGAACTTAAGCAAGCGATGTTGGCTGACGAAGGAGTAATCGCTCTGATTGAACAACTGACGGCACTGTGTGTAAACTGCTTTAAACAAGATGGCAAACTCCTTTTTTGTGGAAACGGAGGAAGTGCCGCTGATGCACAACATTTAGCGGCGGAATTTTCTGGTCGGTTCTATTTTGATCGCCCACCACTCTACGCGGAAGCTCTTCATGTAAATACGAGCTATCTGACGGCAGTGGGCAATGATTATGGTTATGACGAAACCTACGCTCGGATGGTAAAGGCAATGGGAAGAAAGGGCGATGTGTTGTTTGCCTTATCCACCTCTGGTAATTCACAAAATATCTTGCGAGCAGCAGCAGTTGCCCGTGAACAAGAAATGACGGTTGTTGGCTTTACCGGTCAAACGGGTGGCCAACTGTCAGCATACTGTGAGCATTTACTTGCTGTTCCTTCTCAAGATACTCCTCGCATTCAGGAATGCCATATGCTAGTGGGGCATTTGATTTGTGAGCTGGTGGAGGGGGAAATGTTTGGGGAGTAG
- a CDS encoding universal stress protein, with amino-acid sequence MKILCPTDFSAVANYAFDAACLLAKKLKAELHLFHNISGSAAFTSAFDDETYAPYQHAVVAAAEEQLALLKKEGNARKVAIDIHLSSGDFLTNIQELIAQTPFDFVVMGSHGASGKREWLIGSNAQKVVRRIHTNILIIKEPLTELRLEKAVFATGLLPDDQKAFRNFLDLTAILQIKEVHLLSIHTSGIFNPPQIVMQEALKDFAAIAEGYTCKTHYYEDISVEAGIRHFTQEQRMDLIAIANHPRHPLRRIFSGNTVEMVVNHAEVPVWSVDYA; translated from the coding sequence ATGAAAATCTTGTGCCCTACCGATTTTTCTGCTGTTGCCAACTATGCCTTTGATGCTGCTTGCCTCTTAGCAAAAAAGCTAAAAGCCGAGTTGCATTTGTTTCACAACATCAGTGGTTCCGCTGCATTCACCAGCGCCTTTGATGACGAAACGTATGCGCCTTACCAACACGCCGTTGTGGCAGCTGCCGAGGAGCAATTGGCCCTCTTAAAAAAAGAGGGGAATGCCCGTAAAGTAGCTATCGACATCCATCTTAGCAGTGGTGATTTCCTAACAAATATTCAGGAATTGATCGCACAAACACCCTTTGACTTTGTGGTGATGGGATCACACGGTGCTTCAGGGAAACGCGAATGGCTCATCGGCTCCAATGCCCAGAAAGTGGTTCGGAGAATTCATACCAACATTCTCATTATCAAAGAGCCTTTAACCGAACTGCGCCTGGAAAAAGCAGTTTTCGCTACGGGCTTGCTGCCGGATGACCAGAAAGCCTTTCGCAATTTTTTAGACCTCACCGCTATCCTCCAAATCAAAGAAGTGCATTTACTGAGTATCCATACTTCGGGTATTTTCAATCCGCCACAAATCGTTATGCAGGAGGCACTTAAAGACTTTGCCGCCATTGCCGAAGGTTACACCTGTAAGACCCACTACTACGAGGACATTTCGGTAGAAGCAGGTATCCGCCATTTCACCCAAGAGCAACGCATGGATCTGATCGCCATCGCCAATCATCCTCGCCACCCACTCCGTCGAATATTTAGTGGCAATACCGTAGAAATGGTAGTGAATCACGCAGAAGTACCCGTATGGAGTGTGGATTATGCTTAA